The region TGTTTACTTCCTAACTTGCTAAGTACGTACTCAAAGATCATAGCCCTGATTGACCTAATCATGAACGCACTGATGCAACATTTAAGATACTAATTAATTCAATGCTTCTGTCAAGGGAAGTGTTTGAACAGCTTGGAACTGGCCACATGTCCCTCAGTTGTTCTCTGTTTCTGGCTTGAAGAATGAACTTGCATCCCGGGGcggggtgctggtggggaggcGGGGAAGACAGGAGGTCTCACGTGGAGTTGTAAGACATTAATCCTCACagtttaaataaaagcaaaaaactgcggatgctggaaatccaaaacaaaaataaaaatacctggaaaaactcagcaggtctgacagcatctgtggagaggaacacagttaacgattcgagtctgtatgactcttcaacagaactaaggaaaaatagaagagaggtgacatataagctggtttaaggggggtgggacaagaagagctggatagagggccagtgttaggtggagataaccaaaagatgtcacagacaaaaggacaaagaggtgttgaaggtggtgatatcctCACAGCTTAATGCGGCAGGATCATAGCAAACTCAGCAAGACGGCCAGCAACACTATAGTCACTTCCTTGTCGGTGCAGTGGAGTTGGATCGTTTCCCCTCTCCATAAAAGGAATGGTTTCACCCGAACTCATGCAAACCCCTTTTGAGTCAGTGGAACAGACAACGTGAAGAAAACTCAAAGCATCTCATTTTGCCAGAGttgcagcacagacacacacggactcccacactggctccagaaGTTTCCCAACACTGGGCATCCTCAGCAGATGTGCACCGAGCTGGGATtggcttcagaccatgaactccacTTGGCTGAGCGAGGCGGTGAATCGTTCCACCCCGGCGAAGGCTGATACTGTCCAGGCTCTCCTCAACTGCTGCAATTCCACCTGGGTGGTGAGTGATGAAGGAGCCGGCGGGAGCCCTCCGGACGAGGGCGACCTGTACACCATGAGAGTGGTCCAGATCGCGGTTCTCTGTGTCCTCTCGCTGACCGTCATCTTCGGCATCTTCTTCCTGGGCTGCAACCTGCTGATCAAGTCGGAGAGCATGATCAACCTCCTGGTGAAGGACCGGAGACCATCCAAAGAGGTGGAGGCTATAATCATCGGCTCTTACTGAGGCTCAACCTTAAagcaaactggggagagagagagaggaactttaGAGAGTTACCGTTATCACAAATGATGCTCCCTTCTAGAGGACAACcgaaaaaataaaaaggaaagcTGTCTCTACATGGAAGAGCTGTGAGCTGACCCAGGGGAGTTTTATAGAGAGTTTTAGGGTCACTTTTAGCCTAAACCAAGGAAGATATAAGGTGCACCTGTAAGTCGGAGACATATAGCTTCAAAAGTCTGTTCCAGAAGTTGGACATAATATTCCAGATTGGGAGGTTTatgaggttgggggtgtgggggggaggggggtgataaTAGACAATTGAATGCTGTCTTTGCTGTTTAATATGAAGACATTAGAACAGAGTGTCTGCTTCAAGTTGATGCTGATGGTTAAGAAATGAATTCAAGACTGGGGAAATATAGGTTTGGATCCTCGTGTAAAATACTTCCCATGTTTTTGT is a window of Carcharodon carcharias isolate sCarCar2 chromosome X, sCarCar2.pri, whole genome shotgun sequence DNA encoding:
- the LOC121273325 gene encoding protein reprimo A-like, whose protein sequence is MNSTWLSEAVNRSTPAKADTVQALLNCCNSTWVVSDEGAGGSPPDEGDLYTMRVVQIAVLCVLSLTVIFGIFFLGCNLLIKSESMINLLVKDRRPSKEVEAIIIGSY